The genomic DNA TGGCCAACATGTATGCCACATTACCAGGAATCGACAATGATAAATCACCAGTCGTTGTGGGCTCGCATCTAGATTCGGTGAAAAAGGGTGGCCGATTTGACGGTGTGCTTGGTGTACTGACAGGACTGGAAATCGTCCGCACGGTCATCGATAATGGTATCAAGCCACAAGTGCCTATTGTGGTTACCAATATTACAAATGAAGAGGGTGCACGATTTGAACCCGCAATGATGTCTTCCGGTGTGATTTCAGGAAAGTTTGATAAATCAACCATGTTACAGTCAATGGATGAAGATGGCGTAACATTTGAGGAAGCGCTTAAAAACAGCGGATTTTCAGGGAAGGAAGACAATCGCTTAAAAGATGCAGCTGCTTTTTTAGAGTTACACATTGAACAGGGGCCAGTGTTAGAAAGTGAATCACTGAATATTGGTGTCGTGGAAGGGGTTGTTGGTATGGTCAATTATGAGATCGAGGTTACTGGAGACTCCGACCATGCCGGTACAACACCGATGCCAATGCGCAAAGATGCCTTGTTCGCTACCAATAATCTGATTACTGAAATACGTGAGAAAATGAATAAACTGGATGATAAATTGGTCTATACGATCGGCCGTATGAATGTAACTCCAAACATTCATACTGTTATCCCAAATAAGGTTGTGTTTACTTTGGAGGCAAGACACCAAGATGCCAAGATCATCAGACAAGTGGAGGAAATTATTCAAGGGCTTCCGGAATCCTCCGGCAAAGAAAAGTGTGACGTAAAAACAGCCAAACAATGGGACCGTAATACAGTATGGTTTGATGAAAAACTCGTCAACTCACTGGAGCAATCAGCGACAAATATCGGGTGTTCGTATAAGCAGATGGTGAGTGGTGCCGGTCATGATGCACAGTTTATTGCAACCTATATTCCAACTGCCATGATCTTTGTACCGAGTATAAACGGCAAAAGTCATTCGGAAGATGAACTGACACATTGGGAGGATTGTGAAAACGGGGTTAATGTGATGTTACAAACTGTTTTAGATCTAGTAAAAAATTAAGTTTAACTATGTCCGATAGCGAATGGTTGAGAGAAATCCAGGTTATAGATTTCTTTCAACCATTTTTAATAGAAACCGCATCCGAAATAATATGCATTGATATCGAGCTCCATAGCTAGGTGATTACTGGGTTCCATAAACCCTTCCACAATGTTACATCAATCCGTGTATCATGTTAAAAAATATGAAGTTTCATTTTACGATTTTTGTAACATAAAAGAAACCATGATAGGTTGTTGATTGAATGAATATGTTGAGGTTGAAAAATATCCCAAAGACATTGATTTGTTTCAATCCATCATTAAAAAGTATCTAGCTGAATAGAAATCTATATACCTCCGGGAAGACTGGAGGTATATTTTTTCTAATTTTCAAACCTGCATGAAGCCGTTGTGAATCCTAATTTCCCGGTGAGTATTTTATTGTTATCTCAGTGTAGAGCGTGAACCTATTAATGACATTTGTGAGTTCATTATTTAAATTTTCAAGGATGATAGACAAAGTGTAAAAACTAGCGCCTTCACAAATAACAAAAAGTTACATGATGGCAAATTAAATTTTAAATAAAATGTTAATAAAACACAATATTCATTTAATTATTGAATAAGGGTAGGTGTTAATATGTCTATTAATCGAGAGAGACTACAGTCTCATTTAGAGCAACTTTCACAGATTGGAAAAATCGGAGAAACAGGTGTCCGACGTCTTGCTCATTCCGAAGAAGATCGTGAAGCAGTGGAGGTGGTTCGTGGATGGATGGCAGAAGCTGGTTTGAAAGCACGAATAGACAATTTTGGGAATTTGATTGGAAAATTGGAAGGTAAGAATCCGGACGCTCCTGTTTTAATGATAGGTTCACATATTGATTCCCAACCCTATGGTGGACGTTTCGACGGAACAGCCGGAGCATTGGGAGCTTTGGAGGTTGCTCAAACGATGATGGAACAAGGGATTCAATCTAAAATTCCGGTCGAGGTCATTTGTTTTGCTGATGAGGAAGGAAGCCGCTTTGGAAAGGGAACTTTCGGTTCTAGAGGAATTACGGACCAATTAGAGACGGGAGAAATTGAACGTAAGGATAAAAATGGTGTTAGTCGAAGACAAGCATTGGAGAGTTTTGGTTGTAATCCGGATGATATGGAACGCTCTGAATATAGCGAGGGGGATATTCAAGCATTTATCGAATTACATATTGAACAGGGGCCTGTTTTAGAGAAAAAAGAGATACCGGTCGGAATCGTATCGGGCATTTCCGGTCCTTTGTGGATGACGGTGTCCTTTGAAGGATTTGCTGGCCATGCAGGTTCAGTTCCAATGAATCTACGGCAGGATGCATTGGTGGGTTCTTCTGAGGTGATTTCACAGTTTGATAATATTGTCAAACAAGATCCGAATGCAAGTACGGTCGGTACAGTCGGTAGTCTGCATGTATTTCCGGATTCACGCAATATTATTCCGGAGAAGGTAGAATTTACAATTGATTTACGAGATATCGATATCAATCGTAGAAATCAATACGAAAATGAACTTATGAAGGTTGTTAAGACAACCGCAGAAAAATACCAACTGACTTACTCCATCCGGGAAGATATGAGGAATGATCCAAGTTACTGTAATCATTCTATAAAAGAAATGATGAGGATCGAAAGCGAGGAGATGGGACTTGATGCTCCAGAGCTGATGAGCGGCCCGTTCCATGATGCTCTGTCCCTTTCACAGGTTTGCGACTATGGTATGATTTTTGTCCGGTGTAAAGACGGTATAAGTCATAACCCTGCTGAATATGCAAGTTACCAAGACATTGCTGAAGGTGTAGAACTGATGTACAGAACCGCAGTGCGTATTGTTCAAGATGAGATCCG from Tuberibacillus sp. Marseille-P3662 includes the following:
- a CDS encoding M20 family metallo-hydrolase is translated as MSINRERLQSHLEQLSQIGKIGETGVRRLAHSEEDREAVEVVRGWMAEAGLKARIDNFGNLIGKLEGKNPDAPVLMIGSHIDSQPYGGRFDGTAGALGALEVAQTMMEQGIQSKIPVEVICFADEEGSRFGKGTFGSRGITDQLETGEIERKDKNGVSRRQALESFGCNPDDMERSEYSEGDIQAFIELHIEQGPVLEKKEIPVGIVSGISGPLWMTVSFEGFAGHAGSVPMNLRQDALVGSSEVISQFDNIVKQDPNASTVGTVGSLHVFPDSRNIIPEKVEFTIDLRDIDINRRNQYENELMKVVKTTAEKYQLTYSIREDMRNDPSYCNHSIKEMMRIESEEMGLDAPELMSGPFHDALSLSQVCDYGMIFVRCKDGISHNPAEYASYQDIAEGVELMYRTAVRIVQDEIRH
- a CDS encoding Zn-dependent hydrolase — encoded protein: MEKQKVLINGERLKNTVEEFADFGSTKNNGVTRLALSDMDIKVRRHFQSECEKLGMTVVSDDMANMYATLPGIDNDKSPVVVGSHLDSVKKGGRFDGVLGVLTGLEIVRTVIDNGIKPQVPIVVTNITNEEGARFEPAMMSSGVISGKFDKSTMLQSMDEDGVTFEEALKNSGFSGKEDNRLKDAAAFLELHIEQGPVLESESLNIGVVEGVVGMVNYEIEVTGDSDHAGTTPMPMRKDALFATNNLITEIREKMNKLDDKLVYTIGRMNVTPNIHTVIPNKVVFTLEARHQDAKIIRQVEEIIQGLPESSGKEKCDVKTAKQWDRNTVWFDEKLVNSLEQSATNIGCSYKQMVSGAGHDAQFIATYIPTAMIFVPSINGKSHSEDELTHWEDCENGVNVMLQTVLDLVKN